The DNA window TACACGCAGCTCCTGCGTGACTCGATCGGACGGGAGCTGGCGGACACGGCCGGGATTTCCGAAGCCGTGGAGCGACTCGCGGGAAGCGAGGATGTCTTCTTCAGCGAGCGCTTCCTGGTCCCACGGCCGCTGCTGGCAGCGCTGCGGAGTCCGGACCCCGTGGTGCTCCTGATCGATGAGGTCGACCGGGCAGACCCGGAGTTCGAGGCCTTTCTGCTCGAGGTGCTGAGCGAGATGTCCGTGAGCATCCCCGAGCTCGGAACCCTGCGCGCGATACACCCACCGCTCATCCTGCTCACCACGAACGCCACCCGAGAAATGACGGAAGCGTTGCGCCGGCGCTGCTTGCACGCCTTCCTCGACTACCCCACCCCGCAGCGAGAGATCGGGATTCTTCGGCTCGCACTCCCGGGGATCGAGGAGCGGCTCGCTGCACATGTGGCAGCCTTCGCCGCCGCGCTGCGCCAGATGGACCTACGCAAGCCGCCAGCGATCAGCGAGACCATCGACTGGGCGCGCGCGCTTCTGCTGCTGGGGCGGCAGGAGATTGATGCGGACATCGCGCGAGATACGCTGGGCGTGTTGCTGAAGCACCAGACGGATCGCGAAGCGGCAGAAGAGCGACTCGGACAGCTCGTCCGCGCAGCAGGGCAAGGCAGTACCTGAAGGGCGCCTCGGCAGGACGCCCCCCCTCCGCGCTCCCCATCGCGCGATGGACGCTCGCCGAGACGCTACCTGAGCTCGACCACGCGCTCGCCGAACAGCTTCTCGATCCGCCCCAGCATCACGTCATTCGGCTCGATGCGCAGATCTCTGCCCAGCGAGAGCAGCGCCTCCGCGCCATCATCGAGCTGGATCACGAGCTGAACGGGGCAAGCGCCTGGGCTCGCGCGGAGGAGCGCTCCGAGACGATCGAGGTGCTCTCGCCGTGCAATCCGTGATTTGAGGGTGATGGCGACGCTACGCGTCTGCGACAGGATCGCTTGAGACAGGAGCTGCGCCTCGTCCAGCAGCAGCGTCGGCTCACGAGGCGCCGCCTCGGCATCCTCGGATCCCTCTTCGACCATGGGGAAACTCACCTTCCCGGAGATCAGCAGCGGGTCCCCCTTGTTGAGGAGATCCGCGAACGCGTCGATCTGCTTCTCACGAACCTTCACCTCCACGCGCCCGTTGGTGTCCTCCAGCGTGAAGAAGGCGAGCTTCCCGCCTCCCCCCTTGAAAATTCGCTCGCGGTAGCCTTCGACGACCCCGCCGACCCGGACCCTGGACCAGGGATCCATGCTCGCCAGCCCGCTGATCGGGACCACCTGAAAGCGCGCGAGATCCATGCCGTAGCGATCGAGCGGGTGTCCGGAGACGTAGAAGCCGAGTGATTGCTTCTCGCGGCTCAGCGTCTCGCTCTGATCCCAGGGCTCGACCGAGGGATACTCATCCAGCCGCGGTCCCGCGGCCGGCTCCGCCTTGGCGAACAGGCCAAACATGGACGTCTGCCCGCTCTCTCGATCCTTGCTCGCGCTACGCGCTCGTTCCAGGGCGCGATCGATGGCCGCGAAGGCCCGCGCTCTGGAAATCCCCTTCGCCTGGAGGCTCGCCTCGAAGGCCCCGCACTGCACCAGCGACTCGAGTACCCCCTTGTTGACACGGCGGGGATCGATCCTCTCGGAGAAGTCGAACAGGTCCTTGAAGGAGCCGCCGGACGTCCGCGCCTCCAGGATCGCCTCGATCGCTGTCTCCCCGATGCCGCGGATGGCGCCGAGACCGAAGCGGATCTTGGGCTGGTATGGGTCCTTGAGCCTCGTCCCACGGCCCTTCGCGTTGCGCGCCTTGCCATTCGCGGTGCCGTCCGGCGCGCTGTACACCACCGTGAAGTCCATATGAGACTCGTTGATTTCCGGTGGCAGGATCTCCACCCCCCAGGCGCGCCCCTCCGCAATGATGCGCACGACCTTCTCGATCTTGTCTCGATCCGCCGTCATCAGCGCGCAAAGGAACTCGACCGGGTAGTGCGCCTTCATGTAGGCGGTCTGGTAGGTGAGGAGTGCGTATGCAGCGGAGTGGCTCTTGTTGAAGCCGTAGCCAGCGAAGTATTCGAGTAGACCGAAGATGCGCTCGGCATCCTCGATCTTCACGTCCTTCTTCAACGCTCCTTCGACGAAGACGGCCTTCTGCTTCGCCATCTCCTCGGGCTTCTTCTTGCCCATCGCGCGACGCAGCAGATCAGCGCCGCCGAGCGAATACCCGGCAAGCTGCTGCGCGATCTGCATGACCTGCTCCTGGTACACGATGACGCCGTAGGTAGGGACGAGCAGATCATCGACGAGCGGGTGCATCTTCTCGATGGGCTTGCGCCCATGCTTGCAGTCGACGAAGTCCTTCACCATGCCCGTGCCGAGGGGGCCGGGACGGTACAGCGCCACCGCGGCGACGATGTCCTCGAACAACGTGGGCCGCAGATCCTTGAAGAGCTGCTGCATCCCGCTCGACTCGAGCTGGAACACGCCGGTCGTCTCCCCCGACTGGAGCAGCTCGAAGGTCGCCGTGTCTTCGAGCGAGACGGTGCGGATGTCGAACCGCTCCTCCGGCGGCTTCGCCTGTTGCTCCGGGCGCTTCTGGATGAGGTTCGCCGCGATGTCGATGACGGTGAGCGTCTTCAGGCCGAGGAAGTCGAATTTGACGAGGCCCGCGAGTTCGACGTCGTCCTTGTAGTACTGAGTGACGAGGACATCGCCGTTCTTGAAGCAGGGCACGTGATCCCAGAGTGGCCCCTCGCTGATCACGACACCGGCGGCGTGCATGCCTGCGTGCCGGGTGAGGCCCTCGAGCTTCTGCGCCTGTTTCAGCAGCTCGGCGACCGTCGGATCGCTCTCCTGGAGCGCCTTCAGCTTCGGCTCGATCTCGAGCGCTTCCGGGATCGTGTACATCACGCCGGGGCTCTTCTGCGGGACCAGGCTCGCGATCTTCTGGGCCTCGTTCGCGGGGAACGCCATGGCGCGCCCGACGTCCTTGATCACGCTGCGCGCCTTCAGTTCGTGAAAGGTGGCGATCTGCCCGACGGAGTCCTTGCCGTAACGCTCGGCGACGTAGCTGATCACCTTGTCGCGTCGATCCATGCAAAAATCGACGTCGAAATCCGGCATGCTGACGCGCTCTGGATTCAGGAAGCGCTCGAAGAGGAGGTTGTACGGGAGAGGATCGAGATCGGTGATCCCCATCGCGTACGCGACCAGTGAACCGGCCCCCGAGCCGCGGCCCGGCCCGACCGGGATGTTGTGCTCCTTGCCGTAGCGAATGAAGTCCCAGACGATGAGGAAGTAGCCCGGAAAGCCCATCTTCACGATGACGTCGAGTTCGATCTGCAGGCGCGCTGCATAGACGCTTTCGTCGATGGTCTTTCCCGTCCTGCGAATCTCCACCAGGCGCTTTTCCAGCCCCTCCTTCGCCACGTGGCGGAAGTACGAGTCGGTGTCGTAGCCGCTCGGAAGCGGAAACTGCGGGAGCATCGGCTTGCCGAGCTTCAGCTTCAGCCCCGAGCAGCGTTCGGTGATCGCCATCGTCGCGCGCACGGCCTCGGGCCAGTCGCGGAACCGGTGGACCATCTCCTCTGCCGGCTTGAGGAACATCTCGAAGCTGCCGTGGTGTGCTTCCGTCGCTTCCGCGTAGGTGCGGTTCGCCGCGATGCAGGAGAGGTAGAGCTGCCCCTCGCCATCGTCGCGCTCGGCGAAGTGAGCGTCATTGGTGGCCACCACCGGCAGGCCGAGATCTGCGGCTGCCCGTGTGAGGATGCCGTTCAGCACCGTCTGCTCGACGAGACCGTGATCCTGCAGCTCCACGTACAGGCTGCCGGGCTCGAAGCAGGCCCTGAGCCGATCGAGCTCCGCGCGCCCTTCGCCCTCGCCCTGTTCGAGGATCCGCTGCGCCACCACCCCACCCATGCAGCCGCTCAGGCCGATGATTCCCTTCTGGTACTTGGCGACGGTGTCGAGGCGAACGCTGGGGCCGAGCCCACTCGCAGGCTCGACATGACCCGCCGAGACGATGCGGACCAGGTTGTGGTAGCCCTCCTCCGAGGCAGCGAGCAGCACGAGGTGGTCGAGCGGCGTCTCGTCCGCACCATTGCGCGCCACCTGGGGCGCCCCCCAGCCACGCGCGACGTTGACCTCGCAACCGAGGATCGCGAGGAGGCCCTTTTCCTGGCACGCCTTGTAGTGCTGGATGGCGCCGAACATGTTTCCATGGTCGGTCAGCGCCACGGCCTTCATCCCCAGCTTCTTCGCCTGAGCTGCGAGGTCCTTGACCTTCAGCGCCCCATCCAGGAGCGAGTACTGGGAGTGAACATGCAGGTGAGTGAATTCAGCGGTCACGGGAGTAGGTTCGTCCGGTGGGGAGGATCATCGACGATGAGGGTGAATGGTGGCAGTTCGCCCGGCGGGGCGCCCGAACCACCGCAGAAACCTTGGCCCCGACACCGCATTCCGCTACGTCGGGGGACGCTGCCGATCGTGTCGTATGCACCTTTGGCGAGGGCTCTGGTCAGCCTGCGTCGAGGACGGCATAGCGCATCGCGGCACAGGGATCGCCCTTGAAGAAGGTGGTGTGATGGCGATAGCCTCTGGCACCATCCGTGGGCTTGCCTGCTTCGGAGCGCTCCGTCGCTCCAGCGCTCTGAAAAAGTGAGGTTCAGCATGCTTCTCCGCCGTTTCGCCATCGCCGGGTCCATCTCGGTCGCGCTGTTCTCTCTTATGGGCTGTGGCTCTGGTGACACCGATCCGTCGCCTGGTACGCCCAATCCCGAAGAGGAGGTCGGCAAGGTCCCTCCCGGCCCCCCTGCTGAGAAGCCGGGCAGCGGCGAAGGAAAGGTCTACGCCGTCGACCAGCTCTTCCTGGGGGAGACGGATCGCAGCGGTGCCAAGAAGGACGACGCCTGGAAAGACTACGGCTTCAACCTCGATGGCAAGATCTCGGATGCCACCTCGAAGGGGCTCTGCAAGCCGGTCGGCACGGCGACGCCCAGCTCCGTCTACACCGACGGAAATAACGGCATCGATAACTCCTTCGGCAAGAACGTGCTCTCCATCATCACGGCTGCCGAGCCCAATGCATCGGCCGAGGTCACGAAGTCCATCAATGAGGGGGACTTCACGATCATCCTCCAGGTCACCGGACTCGGCGCGGACGCGGCCTACAATCCGCTGACGTCGCGCCTGTTCGTCGGTGCCTCCATGGGATCGGCGCCGGCCTGGGACGGCAACGACGAGTGGCCGCTCGTGCGCGAGTTCCTCAACAACCCGAGCGATCCGAACAGCTCCAAGGTCGTCTTCTCCCAGAGCTACGTCACCGACAACACCTGGGTTTCCGGCACCAAGACCACCCTCGATCTGACGATCGCGGTCGCTGGCTACAACATCAGCCTCCCGATCACCAATGCCCTCATCGCAATGGATCTCAACGCCGAGCACACGGGCGCGAACAACGGGACCATTGCCGGCATCCTTCCGACGGAGCAGCTGATCGCGGAGCTGAAGAAGGTCATCGGCGCGATCCAGCCGTCCCTTTGCTCGGGTTCGGCCGCAGAGACCATCTTCAACAACATCCGGCAAGCGTCTGACGTCCTCCAGGACGGCACCCAGAATCCCGAGAAGGAGTGCGATGGCATCTCCATCGGGATCGGCTTCAACGCCAAGGAGATCAAGCTCGGCGCCGTCGCCGATGCGGCTCCCCCGGCGACCGATCCTTGCGACGCGCCCCCCTCTGACGGCTGAGCATCCTTCTGGCGTCCAGCCATGCGCGATGCCTCGCACATGGCGACGCCTGCGGGGGATCTCGGCGAAGCAGCGTTCGCGGCGCCTCCCCTCCTGCTGTCAATAGCGCTTCACAAACGCATATCTCCCTCGCGGGGAACATCGATCCTCTGGATCCATGTTCCGCGGAGAACTTTCCTTGTTCCGCCGGTGCAGGGATTTGTCTACAAGGCAACTTCAGGCCGAGGGGAGCGAGCATGCCTCTTCACATCCAACGGGACTGAGGACGCCGAACCCCCGGATGAAGATCACGCCCAGAGCAACGTCCAAGTCACGTCGAGCGGATGCTGCTCAGCTCGGGCCGAAGTCCGGGCATCTTCAGAGGAGATCAACTTTTATGCGTAGACTCGTCGCCCCCATTCTGTGCTCCGTGATGATGGTCGCCACCGTCGCCCTGGGCACCGGCTGCACGGCCAAGGCCTCCTTCAACGCAGGCGCCAACCAGCCCGAGGCTGCCCCGGCCCCGGCCCCGGCCCCGGCCCCGGCCCCGGCCCCGGCCCCGGCGGAGAAGAAGCGCCCCCGGATGCGCATGGGCTTCAAGATGAAGGGCTTCCAGCTCGAGCTGCCGG is part of the Chondromyces crocatus genome and encodes:
- a CDS encoding AAA family ATPase produces the protein MSAPIPSSPTDLASSLGQARYLADPPLALALWLALKMDRPLLLEGPAGVGKTDLARASAQALGRQLIRLQCYEGLDEARALFEWDYAKQMLYTQLLRDSIGRELADTAGISEAVERLAGSEDVFFSERFLVPRPLLAALRSPDPVVLLIDEVDRADPEFEAFLLEVLSEMSVSIPELGTLRAIHPPLILLTTNATREMTEALRRRCLHAFLDYPTPQREIGILRLALPGIEERLAAHVAAFAAALRQMDLRKPPAISETIDWARALLLLGRQEIDADIARDTLGVLLKHQTDREAAEERLGQLVRAAGQGST
- the dnaE gene encoding DNA polymerase III subunit alpha; this encodes MTAEFTHLHVHSQYSLLDGALKVKDLAAQAKKLGMKAVALTDHGNMFGAIQHYKACQEKGLLAILGCEVNVARGWGAPQVARNGADETPLDHLVLLAASEEGYHNLVRIVSAGHVEPASGLGPSVRLDTVAKYQKGIIGLSGCMGGVVAQRILEQGEGEGRAELDRLRACFEPGSLYVELQDHGLVEQTVLNGILTRAAADLGLPVVATNDAHFAERDDGEGQLYLSCIAANRTYAEATEAHHGSFEMFLKPAEEMVHRFRDWPEAVRATMAITERCSGLKLKLGKPMLPQFPLPSGYDTDSYFRHVAKEGLEKRLVEIRRTGKTIDESVYAARLQIELDVIVKMGFPGYFLIVWDFIRYGKEHNIPVGPGRGSGAGSLVAYAMGITDLDPLPYNLLFERFLNPERVSMPDFDVDFCMDRRDKVISYVAERYGKDSVGQIATFHELKARSVIKDVGRAMAFPANEAQKIASLVPQKSPGVMYTIPEALEIEPKLKALQESDPTVAELLKQAQKLEGLTRHAGMHAAGVVISEGPLWDHVPCFKNGDVLVTQYYKDDVELAGLVKFDFLGLKTLTVIDIAANLIQKRPEQQAKPPEERFDIRTVSLEDTATFELLQSGETTGVFQLESSGMQQLFKDLRPTLFEDIVAAVALYRPGPLGTGMVKDFVDCKHGRKPIEKMHPLVDDLLVPTYGVIVYQEQVMQIAQQLAGYSLGGADLLRRAMGKKKPEEMAKQKAVFVEGALKKDVKIEDAERIFGLLEYFAGYGFNKSHSAAYALLTYQTAYMKAHYPVEFLCALMTADRDKIEKVVRIIAEGRAWGVEILPPEINESHMDFTVVYSAPDGTANGKARNAKGRGTRLKDPYQPKIRFGLGAIRGIGETAIEAILEARTSGGSFKDLFDFSERIDPRRVNKGVLESLVQCGAFEASLQAKGISRARAFAAIDRALERARSASKDRESGQTSMFGLFAKAEPAAGPRLDEYPSVEPWDQSETLSREKQSLGFYVSGHPLDRYGMDLARFQVVPISGLASMDPWSRVRVGGVVEGYRERIFKGGGGKLAFFTLEDTNGRVEVKVREKQIDAFADLLNKGDPLLISGKVSFPMVEEGSEDAEAAPREPTLLLDEAQLLSQAILSQTRSVAITLKSRIARREHLDRLGALLRASPGACPVQLVIQLDDGAEALLSLGRDLRIEPNDVMLGRIEKLFGERVVELR